The following coding sequences lie in one Myxococcales bacterium genomic window:
- a CDS encoding trypsin-like serine protease: protein MQTQHATRNTICTLVALALVGIPSRAAAITNGSPAPNDPAVVYVSFANSLGGTTRCSGVIVSPGHVLLAAHCFNGTSKFPKAGQFSTYLPGSAIRIENTSPSLTGALPLLVMSRATRPSPANS from the coding sequence ATGCAAACGCAGCACGCAACACGCAACACGATATGCACGTTGGTGGCGCTCGCACTGGTCGGGATACCCTCACGGGCCGCCGCGATCACCAACGGCTCTCCGGCACCGAACGACCCGGCCGTCGTCTACGTGAGCTTCGCCAATTCGCTCGGAGGCACGACGCGGTGTTCGGGCGTCATCGTCTCTCCGGGGCACGTGCTGCTCGCGGCTCACTGCTTCAATGGCACCTCGAAGTTCCCCAAAGCGGGGCAGTTCTCCACCTACCTCCCGGGAAGCGCCATTCGGATCGAGAACACGTCGCCGTCACTGACGGGGGCACTCCCACTTTTGGTGATGTCGCGCGCTACACGCCCATCTCCGGCAAACAGTTGA
- a CDS encoding thrombospondin type 3 repeat-containing protein, which produces MTTESPMVFPGASQNDLAIIPVDQRIPQGAVIPAGLPFGPTYQPTGCSTTFAGRYLGYSSGSREQATHQVTRAGVSTAGDVYRGQFSYADLFLDYFPVIEDLLGPLEQSAKFLQKGDSGGPLLQGNIVCGINSADGGPFFSVEPHYDCVPGTDICVFDGWFAEITENNLHARVDRQEAANWLLGVSPPLFDAHDNLFATCGASTAPAADADSDRDFIPDACDPCPNFPDPNYRFDGTFTVTPGNDKDGDNVPDACDNCPDATNARDPLTWKQADSDLDGVGDACDSCAYSDVRGISDFACCNSNADCGNQYSELCFKIGTPVVNGLTTPNPCAGFFGRCARGADYDGDGVSDACDNCRTQSNPNQADDDNDGSGNVCDNCPGVKFDWTPYPNEDHKADKNESFAMQCTSDANCVAKSGLAGAQCSPAKLIPTADGGLQPGNRYCNKFRDDDQDGVGDACDNCPSVKNPSSGAGGINNQPNCNLDIEIALGMMPYPYVGDACDRNPCTRTQTGPMLNTDENVWLNVSLHPQVLPKSVTAQTVPGQAFFDHKYTGTPDATVGARFCPCTVPGKLIGTVEDCRTIGTQCPLDALHYTLPGSQWSVPRMVPAPVNLSSLPKLPPPGYPFTPGAEFPGLPTAEPRAELAQKGSDQLAAYGAAPTPVAWDLGQDPAPGFGLNKGKLGVLWTAVRDVPQMSASPLAFRSHSNHYDSNYYGEQLQYYITNGTALTACFFCQVDPCPQCAMSMDIHNLLIDPTNSVVVARSATQSTDITASFSSAAIGALLEPSVRWLQAAERGTWMKSGQVGLVALAQDATRVSSALVHAGGRVQLAARSTDDTLVSAAVEPPSAGPAARSDFAAVLSGIENAVFVLGGKLLGDGSEPGDVWRYGIESRQWMRLGISGPTPRLVLAATYQPETRSLWLIDADIGPGVARVLRLSLDNLQVEVVGLYPRAGQVAWVELSNAPDGELLLSGTSTKLNRVASVVLRPGNHHLFTVGGVFHAGQLALESTLTQRGLTLPLARSGGKVQNSFIAAEDVYYAPAGAGPGQTVSKPTKLVLEAPTKAKPTVADCL; this is translated from the coding sequence ATGACCACCGAAAGCCCGATGGTGTTCCCCGGTGCTTCGCAGAATGACTTGGCGATAATCCCGGTCGACCAACGCATTCCCCAAGGCGCCGTCATTCCCGCCGGGCTGCCCTTCGGGCCGACCTACCAGCCAACCGGATGCTCCACCACGTTTGCGGGGCGCTACCTCGGCTACTCGTCCGGGAGTCGCGAGCAAGCAACACACCAGGTCACGCGTGCGGGCGTCTCGACCGCGGGCGACGTGTACCGCGGGCAGTTCAGTTATGCCGACCTGTTTCTCGACTACTTCCCCGTCATCGAGGACTTGCTCGGGCCGCTGGAACAATCGGCGAAATTCCTCCAAAAGGGCGATTCCGGAGGACCGCTGCTCCAGGGCAACATTGTCTGCGGCATCAACTCCGCGGACGGCGGCCCGTTCTTCTCCGTGGAACCTCACTACGATTGCGTTCCCGGCACGGACATCTGCGTCTTCGACGGTTGGTTCGCCGAAATCACGGAGAACAATCTCCACGCGCGGGTGGACCGCCAGGAAGCTGCGAACTGGCTGCTCGGCGTCTCCCCGCCGCTCTTCGATGCGCACGACAACCTCTTCGCTACCTGCGGCGCGTCCACGGCGCCAGCCGCGGACGCCGACAGCGACCGTGACTTCATCCCTGACGCTTGCGACCCGTGTCCGAACTTTCCTGATCCCAACTACCGTTTCGACGGGACGTTCACCGTCACACCCGGCAACGACAAAGACGGCGACAATGTGCCGGACGCGTGTGACAACTGCCCCGACGCGACGAACGCGCGCGACCCGCTCACCTGGAAGCAGGCAGACTCCGACCTGGACGGCGTAGGCGATGCCTGCGACAGCTGCGCGTACAGCGACGTGCGCGGCATCTCGGATTTTGCTTGTTGCAACAGCAACGCAGACTGCGGCAACCAGTACTCGGAGCTCTGCTTTAAGATCGGTACACCGGTCGTGAACGGCCTGACGACGCCCAACCCATGCGCGGGCTTCTTCGGTCGGTGTGCGCGGGGCGCCGACTACGACGGCGATGGCGTTTCCGACGCTTGCGACAACTGTCGCACGCAGAGCAACCCAAACCAGGCCGACGACGACAACGACGGTTCCGGCAACGTCTGCGACAACTGCCCAGGGGTGAAGTTTGACTGGACGCCGTACCCCAACGAGGACCACAAAGCGGACAAGAACGAGAGCTTTGCAATGCAGTGCACCTCCGACGCGAACTGCGTTGCGAAGTCGGGGCTGGCCGGGGCTCAGTGCAGCCCGGCGAAGCTGATCCCCACCGCGGACGGCGGCCTCCAGCCCGGAAACCGCTACTGCAACAAGTTCAGGGACGACGATCAGGACGGCGTCGGCGACGCCTGCGACAACTGCCCCTCCGTGAAGAACCCGAGCTCAGGCGCTGGCGGCATCAACAACCAGCCCAACTGCAACCTCGACATCGAGATCGCGCTAGGGATGATGCCCTATCCATACGTCGGCGACGCCTGCGACCGGAACCCCTGCACGCGCACCCAAACCGGTCCCATGCTCAACACCGATGAGAATGTCTGGCTCAACGTCTCGCTCCATCCGCAGGTTCTCCCGAAGAGCGTCACCGCGCAGACTGTGCCGGGCCAGGCGTTCTTCGATCACAAGTACACCGGCACGCCGGACGCGACCGTGGGGGCGAGGTTCTGTCCGTGCACGGTGCCGGGGAAGCTCATCGGTACTGTCGAGGACTGTCGCACGATCGGCACGCAGTGCCCGCTCGACGCGCTCCACTACACGCTGCCCGGCTCGCAATGGTCCGTCCCGCGAATGGTTCCCGCCCCCGTCAACCTGAGCTCGCTCCCCAAGTTGCCACCGCCGGGCTACCCATTCACCCCGGGCGCGGAATTCCCGGGCCTCCCAACCGCGGAGCCGCGAGCCGAGCTCGCCCAAAAAGGCAGCGACCAGCTCGCCGCCTACGGCGCCGCGCCCACGCCGGTGGCCTGGGACCTAGGCCAAGACCCCGCCCCAGGCTTCGGACTGAACAAGGGCAAGCTCGGCGTGCTCTGGACCGCCGTGCGAGACGTGCCGCAGATGTCCGCGTCGCCACTGGCCTTCCGCAGCCATTCGAATCACTACGACTCGAACTACTACGGCGAGCAACTCCAGTACTACATCACCAACGGCACCGCGCTCACCGCATGTTTCTTTTGCCAGGTGGATCCCTGTCCGCAGTGCGCCATGTCGATGGACATCCACAACCTGCTGATCGATCCCACCAACAGCGTCGTGGTGGCGCGGTCTGCGACCCAGAGCACCGACATCACTGCATCGTTCTCGAGTGCGGCGATCGGGGCATTGCTCGAGCCGAGCGTGCGCTGGCTGCAGGCCGCCGAGCGCGGGACCTGGATGAAGAGTGGGCAAGTGGGTCTGGTCGCGCTAGCACAGGACGCCACTCGCGTGAGCTCCGCACTGGTACACGCGGGCGGTCGCGTGCAGCTGGCCGCGCGATCGACGGACGACACGTTGGTCAGTGCCGCCGTCGAGCCACCCTCCGCTGGCCCGGCGGCGCGGAGCGACTTCGCCGCGGTCCTGAGCGGAATCGAGAACGCGGTGTTCGTTCTCGGCGGCAAACTGCTGGGAGACGGCTCTGAGCCCGGCGACGTCTGGCGCTATGGCATCGAGAGTCGGCAGTGGATGCGGCTGGGGATCAGCGGGCCGACTCCCCGCTTGGTGCTCGCCGCGACGTACCAGCCGGAAACGCGCAGCCTCTGGCTGATCGACGCGGACATCGGTCCCGGCGTGGCGCGTGTCCTTCGTCTCAGTCTCGACAATCTCCAGGTCGAGGTGGTCGGGCTCTATCCCCGCGCAGGGCAAGTCGCGTGGGTCGAGCTCTCGAACGCCCCGGATGGAGAGCTTCTCCTGAGCGGCACGTCCACCAAGCTCAACCGCGTCGCGTCGGTGGTGCTCCGCCCCGGCAACCACCATTTGTTCACGGTGGGCGGTGTGTTCCACGCCGGGCAGCTCGCGCTCGAATCCACGCTCACCCAGCGCGGGCTGACCCTTCCGTTGGCCCGGTCCGGGGGCAAGGTCCAGAACTCGTTCATCGCGGCGGAGGACGTGTACTACGCACCGGCCGGGGCCGGGCCTGGACAGACGGTGTCCAAGCCCACCAAGCTGGTACTGGAAGCGCCCACCAAGGCGAAACCCACAGTGGCGGACTGCCTCTGA
- a CDS encoding trypsin-like serine protease, producing MQTQHAPRIATFLILAAVLGCTDARPPERAAVVTGAQQALAGATTTDMSSTNTERSAVGAFRSQGFTAFCSGTLVARNKVLTAAHCVCGVNVDPFTEFYFPPGQGGGFVTALAGVELHPGWSCSDDSPNSIDLAIVTLVQNVPVSVVEHIPKVYLGPLKVAVDTGKLTSTGRVVGWGQVTGPGTEGTRRYGPVNVHLAPGWGGIPLWVSPLGDDLAEVRLGDSGGALYVLDSAGDWLLVGVTEGHTQPPGGQKWAAAGDVGTKPSNHQFVLDAVGDADEDGLPTLFDNCPFVANADQTDEDHDGVGDVCDNCSAAVCAALPAGTPNAHCNNPVQKDSDGDGQGDTCDLCPSQGPSVGDADHDGVGDACDFCPIPSQNPTCTSDAHCSVVNAGYCILGDGASVPARCSEPADDDGDEIANACDSCDFKNTSSVNSNDFSEKREKGGVPSLVSRADDCDATPVVRLPPQKPELMSVALDTTDGVGPDNVVTIHGERWLGRNENGSSPSPVNERVLYRQCTCITGAGVELDLDECVAENGICPWATPEVPSAAWRTPTITSTTGFPLPAAETPLALPFTVGAAPLLDVVWQWRSDLSTGKVLGDASPCTLDPLSCRTHGAFLTTTLGAVASARDASADLRDVFQLVKTPAVTIKPHIPILIPNCGKADCLHWLNPKLYLDDPALFEFTDGIIAPGVLGASPASPAGLVVSPTTAFDLSSDVSAGVAALIGDAGQWWLSPVEPPGRIRAATARRGVQAVGFPIDYSPTAEISPVLTTTSGLTGGSRVGPAPLAVAASEAFAPRARSGHLALYSGLEDAVYMIGGRAADGDPTGTIWRYVVGARSWQIVAPHAAHQPAQQMLAAAYDQAASLLYVLDVDTEAAKTPRARMVRYDVRDGSSAELASWPYSGMHDRLWLVAQADGSLVLVARLPKAYTAWRLQPKANGLAFQGVHAAPGRVLGQPVLGDDGPILAVEWKGKIVYQALASAQFNGHSPCSL from the coding sequence GTGCAGACGCAGCACGCACCACGCATCGCCACGTTTCTGATTCTGGCTGCGGTGCTCGGGTGCACCGATGCGCGCCCGCCGGAGCGCGCCGCGGTCGTGACGGGTGCCCAGCAGGCGCTCGCGGGGGCTACCACAACCGATATGAGCTCGACGAACACCGAGCGTAGCGCCGTCGGTGCGTTCCGGTCCCAAGGCTTCACCGCCTTCTGCTCCGGCACGCTGGTGGCACGCAACAAGGTCCTGACCGCAGCCCACTGCGTTTGCGGGGTCAACGTAGATCCGTTCACCGAGTTCTACTTTCCGCCAGGGCAAGGTGGCGGCTTCGTCACCGCGCTGGCGGGCGTCGAGCTGCACCCGGGGTGGTCGTGTAGCGATGACTCGCCTAACTCCATCGACCTGGCCATCGTCACGCTGGTGCAGAACGTGCCCGTCTCGGTCGTGGAGCACATCCCGAAAGTCTACCTCGGTCCGCTGAAGGTAGCGGTCGACACGGGCAAGCTCACATCGACTGGCAGGGTCGTCGGCTGGGGCCAGGTGACTGGACCCGGGACCGAAGGCACGCGCCGATACGGCCCAGTCAATGTGCACCTTGCACCGGGCTGGGGCGGGATTCCGCTCTGGGTCTCGCCGCTCGGCGACGACCTCGCCGAGGTCCGACTCGGCGACTCAGGCGGTGCCTTGTACGTACTCGACTCCGCAGGTGACTGGCTCCTGGTGGGTGTGACCGAGGGTCACACCCAACCGCCAGGAGGGCAGAAGTGGGCTGCGGCTGGCGACGTTGGCACGAAGCCCAGTAACCACCAGTTCGTGCTCGACGCGGTTGGTGATGCGGACGAGGACGGGCTTCCGACGCTGTTCGACAACTGCCCATTCGTAGCAAATGCGGACCAGACGGACGAGGACCACGACGGTGTTGGCGACGTTTGCGACAACTGTTCCGCAGCGGTGTGCGCGGCGCTGCCTGCGGGAACGCCGAACGCTCACTGCAACAACCCCGTGCAGAAGGACAGCGACGGCGACGGGCAGGGCGACACTTGCGATCTCTGTCCGAGCCAAGGGCCGTCGGTCGGCGACGCTGACCACGACGGCGTGGGTGACGCTTGCGATTTCTGCCCGATTCCGAGCCAGAACCCGACCTGTACATCGGACGCCCACTGCTCCGTTGTGAACGCCGGCTACTGCATCCTAGGAGACGGCGCGTCGGTCCCGGCTCGCTGCAGCGAGCCAGCCGACGACGACGGTGACGAGATCGCCAACGCCTGCGACAGCTGCGACTTCAAGAACACTTCGAGCGTCAACTCGAACGATTTTTCGGAGAAGCGCGAGAAGGGCGGCGTGCCGTCGCTGGTCTCGCGGGCCGACGATTGCGACGCGACGCCTGTCGTACGCCTTCCGCCCCAGAAGCCCGAGCTGATGAGCGTCGCGCTCGATACCACCGACGGCGTGGGCCCGGACAACGTGGTGACCATCCACGGCGAACGCTGGCTCGGAAGGAACGAGAACGGATCGAGCCCGTCTCCCGTCAACGAGCGGGTGCTCTACCGGCAGTGCACGTGCATCACCGGGGCGGGCGTTGAACTGGACCTCGACGAATGCGTGGCTGAGAACGGCATCTGCCCCTGGGCGACCCCAGAGGTGCCGAGCGCAGCATGGCGCACGCCGACCATCACCAGCACGACGGGGTTCCCGCTGCCTGCGGCCGAGACGCCGCTAGCTCTGCCGTTTACGGTCGGCGCTGCGCCACTGCTCGACGTGGTCTGGCAGTGGCGGTCCGACCTGAGTACTGGCAAGGTGCTCGGGGACGCATCGCCCTGCACGCTCGATCCCCTCTCGTGCCGCACGCACGGCGCGTTCTTGACGACGACGCTCGGGGCCGTGGCCAGCGCGCGAGACGCGAGCGCCGACCTGCGCGACGTGTTCCAGCTCGTCAAGACTCCTGCCGTCACCATCAAGCCGCACATCCCGATACTCATTCCCAACTGCGGGAAGGCCGACTGCCTGCACTGGCTCAATCCGAAGCTGTATCTTGACGACCCGGCGCTGTTCGAGTTCACCGATGGCATCATCGCACCTGGCGTCCTCGGTGCGAGCCCCGCGTCGCCGGCCGGATTGGTCGTCAGCCCGACGACCGCGTTTGATTTGTCGTCGGACGTGTCCGCCGGCGTTGCAGCGCTGATTGGAGACGCCGGTCAGTGGTGGCTGTCGCCAGTCGAGCCACCGGGGCGCATCCGTGCGGCAACGGCGCGCCGTGGGGTGCAGGCCGTGGGCTTCCCCATCGACTACTCACCAACGGCCGAGATTTCTCCCGTCCTCACCACCACGAGCGGGCTCACCGGCGGGTCGAGGGTCGGGCCAGCGCCGCTGGCGGTCGCGGCGTCGGAGGCTTTCGCGCCGCGCGCGCGTTCCGGGCACCTCGCGCTCTACTCGGGGCTGGAAGATGCCGTGTACATGATTGGGGGGCGCGCCGCGGACGGTGATCCGACCGGTACTATCTGGCGTTACGTCGTCGGCGCGCGGTCGTGGCAAATCGTCGCGCCTCACGCCGCCCACCAGCCGGCGCAGCAGATGCTCGCGGCGGCCTACGACCAGGCGGCGAGCCTGCTCTACGTTCTTGATGTGGACACCGAAGCGGCCAAAACGCCGCGCGCTCGGATGGTCCGCTACGACGTGCGGGACGGGTCGTCGGCGGAGCTGGCGAGCTGGCCGTACTCGGGGATGCATGACCGACTCTGGCTCGTCGCGCAAGCAGACGGGTCGCTCGTGCTCGTCGCGCGTCTTCCCAAGGCGTACACTGCGTGGCGGTTGCAGCCGAAGGCGAACGGTCTCGCGTTCCAAGGAGTGCACGCAGCCCCGGGACGGGTTCTAGGCCAGCCCGTTTTGGGTGACGATGGTCCGATCTTGGCCGTCGAGTGGAAGGGCAAGATCGTCTACCAAGCGCTGGCCTCGGCCCAATTCAACGGTCACTCGCCGTGCTCCCTGTGA
- a CDS encoding putative metal-binding motif-containing protein codes for MGAGLGVATATLWAAHACKSEEPKSDPNGLGDASAIEVDAPACKPAQLYADDDHDGVGTGAAIEVQVCVDGGPPGFASINGDCDDSDPQAFQLGYPDEDQDGYGSAKGMVCVGKSLPVKFVTFPGDCDDADPVVFPGAPEQWFDTLDSDCDGKDDPEDCTQQPEPCGCKEALGAPPSIAVDPSCQGKSDLFIAKTIRCQRCGVPELIYVVIGNRGTESSPVGATVALSVGGTKMIPVAINPPLPSGGASLPLMLESKAGKALIVIDVPVAMDCEPSNNSENLTVAKVDCR; via the coding sequence ATGGGTGCGGGCCTGGGAGTCGCCACCGCGACGTTGTGGGCCGCTCATGCCTGCAAGTCTGAGGAGCCGAAGAGCGACCCGAACGGCCTTGGTGATGCCTCGGCAATAGAGGTTGATGCTCCAGCTTGCAAGCCGGCCCAGTTGTACGCCGATGACGACCACGATGGAGTCGGGACGGGAGCTGCCATTGAGGTCCAGGTATGCGTCGATGGGGGACCGCCGGGTTTCGCCAGCATCAACGGGGACTGCGACGACAGCGATCCCCAGGCGTTTCAATTGGGCTACCCGGATGAGGACCAGGATGGCTACGGCTCGGCCAAGGGTATGGTTTGTGTCGGGAAATCCCTTCCGGTGAAGTTCGTGACGTTCCCCGGCGACTGTGATGATGCCGACCCGGTCGTGTTTCCTGGAGCGCCGGAGCAGTGGTTCGACACCCTCGATTCAGACTGCGATGGGAAGGACGACCCTGAGGACTGCACGCAGCAACCCGAACCGTGCGGCTGCAAGGAAGCGCTCGGTGCGCCTCCAAGCATCGCCGTAGACCCAAGTTGCCAAGGGAAGTCGGATCTCTTCATCGCCAAGACCATTCGTTGCCAACGCTGCGGCGTCCCTGAGCTGATCTACGTCGTCATCGGCAATCGCGGTACCGAGAGCAGTCCCGTGGGTGCAACAGTTGCCCTGTCCGTCGGGGGAACTAAGATGATCCCGGTGGCCATCAATCCGCCACTGCCCTCCGGTGGTGCGTCGCTCCCTTTGATGCTGGAGTCGAAAGCCGGCAAGGCTTTGATCGTCATCGACGTACCGGTTGCGATGGACTGCGAGCCGTCCAACAACTCGGAGAACCTGACCGTCGCGAAGGTGGACTGCCGATAA
- a CDS encoding tail fiber domain-containing protein — MNAKGRRYWVATSVLAAIALIASVAWATITHADNVVIDLGSGTGNLRVGTSGGVSYDHTTDVFTVGHTTGASINIDDSITLDSDVFIDERPTIRSLSSYSSGIWYADSDGTQRQFVGVKVHSAYKTLQEWGMWLGGSSGSWMYYFDGDNHAYKYGSSSWNVISDVRMKQNVTDFTDGLAKLEQIHPVWFEYNGVGDSPKDGKKHVGLIAQEVETGAPYMVGKASALIDPQDSNSNVKTVDTAPLTFMLVNAVKELAEQNRQLKKELAGIKSALAGVKSP; from the coding sequence GTGAACGCGAAAGGAAGAAGATATTGGGTCGCGACTAGCGTGCTGGCCGCGATCGCGCTGATCGCCTCTGTCGCATGGGCCACCATCACTCACGCGGACAACGTTGTCATCGACTTGGGCTCTGGGACCGGAAACCTCCGCGTCGGGACCAGCGGAGGTGTCAGCTATGATCATACTACCGACGTCTTCACTGTCGGGCACACGACTGGCGCAAGTATCAACATCGACGATTCGATTACTTTGGACAGCGACGTGTTCATCGACGAGCGACCCACAATACGTAGTCTGTCGTCGTATTCATCGGGCATCTGGTACGCGGACTCGGATGGCACCCAGCGCCAATTCGTTGGCGTCAAGGTTCATAGCGCGTACAAGACACTACAAGAGTGGGGTATGTGGCTCGGGGGCAGCTCAGGGTCGTGGATGTACTACTTCGACGGCGACAATCACGCGTACAAGTATGGATCGTCTTCATGGAACGTCATTTCCGATGTGCGAATGAAGCAGAATGTCACGGACTTCACCGACGGGCTCGCCAAGTTGGAGCAGATACACCCCGTGTGGTTCGAGTACAACGGCGTCGGCGACTCGCCTAAGGACGGGAAGAAGCACGTCGGTTTGATTGCCCAAGAAGTGGAAACAGGGGCTCCGTACATGGTTGGAAAGGCATCCGCCCTCATCGATCCGCAGGACTCGAACTCCAATGTGAAGACCGTGGATACGGCCCCGCTCACATTCATGCTCGTGAACGCGGTGAAGGAGCTCGCTGAGCAGAACCGGCAGCTCAAGAAGGAGCTCGCCGGCATCAAATCAGCTTTGGCCGGAGTGAAGTCCCCATGA
- a CDS encoding nucleotidyl transferase AbiEii/AbiGii toxin family protein, with protein sequence MNKQFDRRVLDDASLEFVRACQRRVPCHLGGGAALAGAFLSHRVSRDIDLFCHDAREHRELARELGTVAEQCGASLSVQRDGGAFLRAELTLATRVLVVDLVHEPQADLEPPPPAIESIVVESLADLRASKLTCILSRAEPRDLVDLCFLERAGFPPENDLHLALKKDAGIDPGILAWLLRQFPVSPLPTMLSPLSSDDLRAYRDALAERMRKLAVPSEG encoded by the coding sequence GTGAATAAGCAGTTCGACCGCAGGGTCCTCGACGACGCGAGCCTCGAGTTCGTTCGAGCCTGTCAGCGCCGCGTGCCGTGCCACCTCGGCGGTGGCGCGGCGCTCGCAGGGGCGTTCCTGAGCCACCGTGTCTCGCGGGACATCGATCTCTTCTGCCACGACGCCCGGGAGCACCGTGAGCTGGCGCGTGAGCTCGGCACGGTCGCCGAGCAATGCGGGGCCAGCTTGAGCGTGCAGCGCGACGGAGGCGCGTTCCTCCGCGCAGAGCTGACGCTCGCGACGCGAGTCTTGGTGGTCGACTTGGTGCACGAGCCGCAGGCTGACCTCGAGCCGCCACCGCCCGCGATCGAGTCCATCGTCGTCGAGTCCCTCGCGGACCTCCGTGCCTCGAAGCTCACATGCATCCTCTCACGGGCAGAGCCCCGCGACCTGGTCGACCTATGCTTCCTCGAGCGCGCGGGGTTCCCCCCCGAGAACGACCTGCACCTTGCGCTGAAGAAGGACGCGGGCATCGACCCTGGCATCCTCGCCTGGCTCCTCAGGCAGTTCCCGGTGAGCCCGCTTCCTACCATGCTCAGCCCGCTGAGCAGCGACGACCTCCGCGCTTACCGAGACGCTCTCGCGGAGCGTATGCGCAAGCTGGCCGTGCCCAGCGAAGGCTGA
- a CDS encoding CPBP family intramembrane metalloprotease: MARRHRSRAPGKEGTGAAKRRRGEAAPLQTALDDVWKPRFRVLGADIGLGLLVSSALFALGHFATEVHPNRLAVFFPALVFGWLRARTKGVGAGIVFHALCNLFAAYLARSYGLGH, translated from the coding sequence TTGGCGAGACGCCACCGCTCGCGCGCGCCGGGTAAGGAGGGGACCGGCGCCGCGAAGCGGCGACGAGGGGAGGCAGCACCACTGCAGACGGCCCTCGACGACGTCTGGAAGCCACGCTTCCGCGTGCTCGGTGCGGACATCGGCCTCGGGCTCTTGGTCTCGAGCGCGCTGTTCGCGCTGGGTCACTTCGCGACGGAGGTGCACCCGAACCGGTTGGCGGTGTTCTTCCCGGCGTTGGTGTTTGGTTGGTTGCGCGCGCGCACCAAGGGGGTTGGCGCGGGGATTGTGTTTCACGCGTTGTGTAACTTGTTCGCGGCGTATCTGGCGCGGAGTTATGGGTTGGGGCATTGA
- a CDS encoding protein kinase family protein translates to MPVAVVRVLDGDADAPEPWIVTEFMPLGSLQQHLVMTMGDALRSLRLARDVATGLRVLHGENLVHRDVKPANIFLRDLGHAVVVFENPAHEIAADFGAMRLSLQQPLGPSRFAG, encoded by the coding sequence TTGCCTGTCGCTGTAGTCCGCGTGCTTGACGGCGATGCCGACGCCCCGGAGCCGTGGATCGTCACCGAGTTCATGCCACTCGGGTCACTCCAGCAGCACCTCGTGATGACGATGGGCGATGCTTTGAGATCGCTCAGGCTCGCACGGGATGTCGCTACTGGGCTTCGGGTTCTCCACGGGGAGAACCTCGTCCATCGAGATGTGAAGCCGGCGAACATCTTTCTCCGTGACCTGGGTCACGCGGTGGTAGTGTTCGAAAACCCAGCCCACGAAATCGCCGCCGATTTTGGGGCAATGAGGCTCTCTCTGCAGCAGCCGCTCGGCCCATCTAGATTCGCTGGATGA
- a CDS encoding transposase → MHLWVLSVAGWIQRGQQQVIEYLVEEILAAAGVKTVKLPARSPNLNAYAERFVRSIRHECLRRVIPLGEQHLRQTVSEYVEHYHLERNHQGLGNALIEAPPANSNGAGTIRCRERLGGTLRYYHRSAA, encoded by the coding sequence ATGCATCTTTGGGTCCTCAGCGTTGCCGGCTGGATCCAGCGCGGCCAGCAACAGGTCATCGAGTACTTGGTCGAGGAGATCCTTGCAGCTGCCGGCGTGAAGACCGTGAAGCTGCCGGCCAGGAGCCCGAACTTGAACGCGTACGCGGAGCGGTTCGTTCGATCAATCAGGCACGAGTGCCTGCGGCGCGTCATCCCGCTTGGCGAGCAACACCTGCGACAGACCGTCTCCGAGTACGTAGAGCACTACCATCTAGAGAGAAATCACCAGGGCCTCGGCAACGCGCTGATCGAAGCGCCGCCCGCAAACTCGAACGGCGCGGGAACGATTCGATGTCGGGAGCGGCTCGGCGGAACGCTCCGCTACTACCATCGGAGTGCGGCTTGA
- a CDS encoding nucleotidyl transferase AbiEii/AbiGii toxin family protein yields the protein MRAWATPEQIAALAALVPALPADTYLAGGVAIAATLHHRISRDLDFFVPAEFDPEQMAERLVNQVEGLTVTSTAPGTLYVEVHGVPASVIMYRYPLLSAPEPNTELSVRVASLEDLACMKLSAVASRGMARDFWDLHALLAHGVAAGSLDGALRLYQRKFTADDIGHVVRSLVYFGDADIAPLPLGLPPADWQRIKRDFERWVSKLE from the coding sequence ATGAGAGCCTGGGCGACGCCCGAGCAGATCGCGGCCCTCGCAGCGCTCGTCCCGGCCCTTCCCGCCGACACCTATCTGGCCGGAGGCGTCGCCATTGCCGCGACGCTGCACCATCGGATTTCGCGCGATCTCGACTTCTTCGTGCCAGCAGAGTTCGACCCCGAGCAGATGGCCGAGCGGCTGGTCAACCAAGTAGAGGGCCTCACGGTGACGAGCACGGCGCCGGGGACGCTGTACGTGGAAGTCCACGGCGTGCCAGCTAGCGTCATCATGTATCGCTACCCTTTGTTGTCCGCACCAGAGCCGAACACCGAGCTCTCGGTGCGCGTGGCGTCGCTCGAGGACCTGGCATGCATGAAATTGTCGGCCGTTGCCTCACGAGGAATGGCCCGAGACTTCTGGGATCTACACGCGCTGCTGGCGCACGGCGTCGCTGCAGGTTCCCTCGACGGAGCACTGCGGCTCTACCAGCGCAAGTTCACTGCGGATGACATCGGACACGTGGTGCGAAGCCTGGTCTACTTCGGTGACGCGGACATAGCTCCTCTTCCCCTGGGACTTCCGCCTGCCGACTGGCAGCGCATCAAGCGTGATTTCGAACGGTGGGTCAGCAAGCTCGAGTAG